CACAACCAAGAAGAGGGATAAGTAGAGATAGGCCTTACCGCTGGACCTTATGCTGTGTTCTTGACTTCTCAAATCTTGATCATTATTCCATTAAAACGCTCTAGGCTTTAATGAATTGGATTATTGCTTTGAAAATAGAAAAATCCCGGCTCAATATAGAACCGGGATTGAAGTTGAATTGAACGATTTCTGTTAAACTTTAATGACTAACAATTAAGGAACGATGCAGGGTACCGTGCCTCTCATCTTGTACTTGTATCCAATAAGTGCCACTAGGCCATTTGGAAATGTTGATGAGTAAAGGCTCTTTGCCAGACCACTCTCGATGGTATAGTATTCGTCCGCTTGACTCAAAAACTTGAACATTTGAGGGCTGCCCTTTGCCGGTCCAAGCCAATTCTACCTTTTCATTTGCGGGATTTGGATATAAGCTAAGGGTATTGTCTTCTACCTTAATCAAATTGCTGTCTGAACTTAGATTATGCTTGGCGCTAAGTCCTGATTCGGGCATGTAGACATCATGCAAGAGGGGAAATTGATCAAGCATGGCTAATAGGGCAAAGTATTCAGCAGGTAATTGATTGTGACTAGTAGCAAAGTTTTGCAATTCCGTGATGTGATCTTCGGCTTTAAATAAAACACTATCCTGTAAAAACCAATTATATAGCATGCTGTACAACTGCTCATAACTTTGATGATACTCTAAATCCCTCCCTCTTAAAGGGAAGGCTAGAGCGATGCTATCTTTTACCTGATTGAATTTCACAAAATTCTTGTCGGCGAAATAGCGATCGGCCAAATGGTAGTGAAAGGAAGCTTGACTAGGATGTTTTAGGTAAGAATGTAAAGCTTCTGTGCTGTTATTGCTGTCCAACATTCGGCCTGCTATATACTCATTTAGAATTTGAGTGTATTCCAATTCTACTCTGGCTAAATCTTCCATAAGGCTATCACGAAGACTGTATTGCTCCCCTGTCCCTGCAATATCTAGGATATAGGCTTCCGGGAAATTATCGCTTCGGTTCCGGAGGCTTTGGATTAGAGTAGGATTGCGAGCCGAATGTGGATTTGCCATTAATAGATCCCGAATTTGCTCTTGACTAAAAGGATATTCAGAAACAGCCAATTGAGCGAGTACCCAATTACTGAGAAAGGGTGAGGCCGATTGGAGGTCATTGTAAACCTGTAAAGCATTTCCGGAAACGGCACTTTCTATCAATTGCAGGAAATAATCCGTATTGCCACCATCTGTAAGCAATTGCATTTGATTTAAGCCTTGAATAAGGAGGGGTTTCGCATTCATCAAATCGATTTCTAATTGAGTGCCATCACTACCATAAGTAGAAATGCGATTGGAACAGACCGAAGGGCCAGCCTTGGCGAGTCTGCGTATCCGGGGACTAATAGAATAGGGGTATTTCAAATTAGTGCGATTGGCTGGGCCATCGAATACATAGTTTATTTGGGCTCCTTCATTATCTATATTGAAATTGAGAATGCTACTAAGATTACTAAACTCATTATTGGGTAGAAGAACGGGGGTTGCCCTAAAGCCTTGGTTACGAGCAATTCCAAATAGTGAAGATATCGACATAGGGGACTGACGAATATCTAAATCCGTAAATCCATTTAAATAGCTATTGCAACGAAAGCGAAGACCCTTTAGGTACTGGCTATGTCGATTAATACCGATAGCCTGAGATCCTAGGTGCAAGTCGTGGAATTGGGATCGGTAAAATTCATTATCGGTCTCCCCCGCATTTCGTATAACCAAACCGGCAGCGCCTTCAGTCATTGCATTGCCGTGACCATTAAACTGATTGCCTTCGGTATTAAACTGATCGCAAGCATCAAGGTACAGGCCATAAGGGTATTCTGTGAAATTGCTCGCCTGAATTGGAATGTGCTCGATCTCGAAAGTATTGGCACGGACTAAACTTTCGAAGGTGCCAAAGAGGTAGATACCTTTATAGCAGCTTATATGAGTATGTTCTATTTTAATTAAACCCTTGCTGCCATTACGCCGAGCTTCAATCGCTTGTTTTAAACCGAGGAACTCGCTTCGGTCAAAATTTATACAGTTCGATGGATTGATACAACGGTGATCGATTTGGAAAGTGGATCGAATACCCTTGATGCCTGTGCGCGATTCGGATGCAGGCATAGCACTGCGCTCCTCCTTAAAGCTGCATCCACTAAAACGAATGCCATTCACATCCCACATACTAATATGGTCCTTAAACTGAGATGCCGAAAGTGGGGCCTCATCCGTAGTTAGAAAATTGCAGTTTTCGAAATAGGAACGATTATTAACCTCCTTGCCCAGGCTGTTTTTAGGGTGGTAACTCATGAATTCAACATCCTTTAAATTATTTTTAAAGCTGCTGTTCTCCGCTAAAACATAGCCACCGGTTTGACTCCATACCAAAGTTCTATTTTGATAATTGCCTTTGATACCAATAAAGCTTAAGCCAACCACTGCATTTTCGATGATGGCATTGTTCTTTAGAATCACCATGCCTTGATTTGCAGGTGATTGACTACTGCGAGAATTTCCGAAAACATAAATTCCATCAAAGTATTTTCCGCAGATGTTTCCAACCTGACCGCCATCAATGATGAGTTTTGCACCAGGCATTACCTTAATTACGGCCTTTTCAGGAAGGGATAAATAGCATTTTAGGGTTAGGCTAGCGCCGGGCTCAAGAATTAAGTCACCTATTAAATAACGCGGGTTTTCCCATACTTCATTGCTACCACCTGCTAAGCTTAAAGGCCTGTCGTGATAATTGCAGAAGTCAGAAAAGTCAACATAATGCCGGGCATTGTTATGGGTTAATGCATAATGTAATCGCCCAATCTGACATCGGGTAAGGGCATCTTTCCTAGCATTTGAAGCCATCATGTTATTGGAACAAGGAAGTCCATCCGCAGCCGGACTGCTATTACAAGGGCAGGGATTTAGAGCTTGACTCGAAGGGGTGTCATCACAGAAATCATCCTGAAAAGGATCACAATTGTAGTTCGCATCTCTATTGGGCGATAATAGACCTATGCAATGAGCTATTTCATGATTTAAGGCACCGGTCATAGTGGCCCAAGCACTTATACCATTTGCTAAAAAATCTTGGTAGGATCCATTAAGAATAAGTCGATTCGAATTGAAACTACCCCAATGTTCATTATTGGGTGAATGATGGGGAAAGGCAAAGACATGTAAGGCGTTTTCTTTAAAATTCAAATTAGGATTGTCCGTCACAAAACGTTTGTACAAACTGTTTAAGCGATCCTCTTTTGAATCGGTGAAGTGTTTGTGAAATTCGGGATCTCGATCATAAACAACATTTTGAGGGGACAAGCTAAAGCGAATTCTACTATCAAGCATATGTGGCGTGGGATGGTCGGGATCTTGCCGACTTTCCTCCGCTAGATTGGCATGAACCCGATTTAATGAGTTTATAAGGTTTTGCCAATAAGCACTTTGGGGATGACCGCTTTGATCTGCCATATCAACAGCAGTAAAATTGCTTTTACCATTCGCTTCTTGTATGATATGTAGTACCAGTCTTAGCCTTTTGGTAGGGGTATATCCAGGATAGTCTGGATCAGGAGCATAATTAATGGAACTACCACAAGGTGTTGGACCATTTTGGGCTAATAGAGCAGATAGTCCTAAAAGCCATATTCCGATGAGAATCTTTAATTTATTCATCTTCTTTATTTGATTTTGAAAAGAAGCAGTTCGATCGGATTGAAATGCAGATCTGACCACTTCTTCGTTTCTGATTCCGTGATTATTCCTTCTCTGTTTCCATTCCTAGGGTGGTCCTTTATTCTTCATAAGTGGTCACTTTGAGTAAATCATTGCTTTGTCTCATTAAACAGATGCTTTTACCTTGATTTAAATTGCTTTAAATACGGGTAAAATCAATGTTTACTATAAGTTAATGATTTAATAAATCGACCGATAAAGGAGTAGATTATATCTGATTAAAATAGCCTGTCTGGCTTGATTTTTATCTTAAGATACTGGAAAACAATGGTTTGAATTATAATGCAAGGGCCTTGTAGCCTGGAGGTAGCTATGTGTGGGAGAAATGAGAGATTATTCTGAATAAGAATTATCAGGGAAATTAGAAGATCAATAAATAGCTATTATGAGGTAATTTAATTTGTATTAAAATCTTTTAGAGCGGGCATGATATGCCATTTGCTTTTTTGTGAACAAAAAAAATCCCGACCTCCTTGCGGAGACCGGGATGGATTTTTAAGAGAGTTTAGAGTGTAGAATTTAGAATGTAGAATTTAGAGTGTAGATCTAAGATCTAAAGTCTATCGTCTAACATCTAAAGTCTATCCTAATAATATCTTTTACGACGCACCTGAGCAATATACTTGCTCAAACGAATAACCTGACGGCTATAACCGTACTCATTATCGTACCATACGTATAATACCATGTTTTTGCCATTGGCATCTACAATGGTAGCAGGGCTATCGAAAATAGAAGGACAAGACTCACCTACAATGTCGCTGGAAACCAGTTCGTTGCTCATAGAGTACTTAATCTGCTCTACCAAATCACCTTTAAGGGCAGCATTGCGCATGGCATTGTTTACACCTTCTAAATCGGTAGCGTTTTTAACTTCCAGGTTCAAGATGGCTAAAGAACCATTAGGAACAGGAACACGAATGGCATTAGAAGTTAATTTACCCGCCATTACCGGAAGGGCTTTAGCTACAGCAGCGCCAGCACCAGTTTCAGTGATAACCATGTTTAAGGCAGCAGCACGACCACGACGGTATTTCTTGTGCATATTGTCTACTAAGTTCTGGTCATTGGTATAAGCGTGTACGGTTTCAATATGACCGCGCTCAACGCCAAAGGCATCTTCGATTACTTTCAATACCGGAGTAATGGCATTGGTAGTACAGCTAGCGGCAGAGAAGATGTTCACCTCACTAGGATCGAAATCCATTTGGTTAACACCGTGTACAATATTGGGAACTCCTTTACCAGGAGCGGTTAATAACACTTTCGCAGCACCTTTAGCTTGCAAGTGACGGCTCAAAGCTGCTTCATCGCGGAAAGCACCGGTAT
The Croceimicrobium hydrocarbonivorans genome window above contains:
- a CDS encoding T9SS type A sorting domain-containing protein → MNKLKILIGIWLLGLSALLAQNGPTPCGSSINYAPDPDYPGYTPTKRLRLVLHIIQEANGKSNFTAVDMADQSGHPQSAYWQNLINSLNRVHANLAEESRQDPDHPTPHMLDSRIRFSLSPQNVVYDRDPEFHKHFTDSKEDRLNSLYKRFVTDNPNLNFKENALHVFAFPHHSPNNEHWGSFNSNRLILNGSYQDFLANGISAWATMTGALNHEIAHCIGLLSPNRDANYNCDPFQDDFCDDTPSSQALNPCPCNSSPAADGLPCSNNMMASNARKDALTRCQIGRLHYALTHNNARHYVDFSDFCNYHDRPLSLAGGSNEVWENPRYLIGDLILEPGASLTLKCYLSLPEKAVIKVMPGAKLIIDGGQVGNICGKYFDGIYVFGNSRSSQSPANQGMVILKNNAIIENAVVGLSFIGIKGNYQNRTLVWSQTGGYVLAENSSFKNNLKDVEFMSYHPKNSLGKEVNNRSYFENCNFLTTDEAPLSASQFKDHISMWDVNGIRFSGCSFKEERSAMPASESRTGIKGIRSTFQIDHRCINPSNCINFDRSEFLGLKQAIEARRNGSKGLIKIEHTHISCYKGIYLFGTFESLVRANTFEIEHIPIQASNFTEYPYGLYLDACDQFNTEGNQFNGHGNAMTEGAAGLVIRNAGETDNEFYRSQFHDLHLGSQAIGINRHSQYLKGLRFRCNSYLNGFTDLDIRQSPMSISSLFGIARNQGFRATPVLLPNNEFSNLSSILNFNIDNEGAQINYVFDGPANRTNLKYPYSISPRIRRLAKAGPSVCSNRISTYGSDGTQLEIDLMNAKPLLIQGLNQMQLLTDGGNTDYFLQLIESAVSGNALQVYNDLQSASPFLSNWVLAQLAVSEYPFSQEQIRDLLMANPHSARNPTLIQSLRNRSDNFPEAYILDIAGTGEQYSLRDSLMEDLARVELEYTQILNEYIAGRMLDSNNSTEALHSYLKHPSQASFHYHLADRYFADKNFVKFNQVKDSIALAFPLRGRDLEYHQSYEQLYSMLYNWFLQDSVLFKAEDHITELQNFATSHNQLPAEYFALLAMLDQFPLLHDVYMPESGLSAKHNLSSDSNLIKVEDNTLSLYPNPANEKVELAWTGKGQPSNVQVFESSGRILYHREWSGKEPLLINISKWPSGTYWIQVQDERHGTLHRSLIVSH
- a CDS encoding glyceraldehyde-3-phosphate dehydrogenase, translating into MAQTNNYQESVAQRIQQEKLAVQFIKNINDLYLDKGIETVLFRNQLVDQRPSEVLNLHSYARNIVGQNITITDTVALLDELVQMDLAPARMDIGRLASEWLNEGSNFASVSEFLNSKLADFIGPDNMERTTPKDVVLYGFGRIGRLVARELMAQEGMGEQLRLRAVVSRGETPESLEKRASLLRVDSVHGNFPGTVEADVENMALIINGREIKFINAAKPEDIDYTAYGINDALIIDNTGAFRDEAALSRHLQAKGAAKVLLTAPGKGVPNIVHGVNQMDFDPSEVNIFSAASCTTNAITPVLKVIEDAFGVERGHIETVHAYTNDQNLVDNMHKKYRRGRAAALNMVITETGAGAAVAKALPVMAGKLTSNAIRVPVPNGSLAILNLEVKNATDLEGVNNAMRNAALKGDLVEQIKYSMSNELVSSDIVGESCPSIFDSPATIVDANGKNMVLYVWYDNEYGYSRQVIRLSKYIAQVRRKRYY